One region of Faecalibacter bovis genomic DNA includes:
- the pheS gene encoding phenylalanine--tRNA ligase subunit alpha codes for MIDQIKQYIEEVKNFHSTNPAEIEEFRIKFLGKKGILNDLFAQFKAVPNEEKKEFGQVVNELKTLATEKSTVLKNESSSEGTIDAGLDLTRPGEPFTLGSRHPINITKNRILEIFKRIGFGVSEGPEIEDDWHNFTALNLPTYHPARDMQDTFFIEQDPDIVLRTHTSSVQIRHMENHEPPMRFLAPGRVYRNEAISSRSHMMFHQIEGLYIDKGVSFADLKQTLSYFTQELFGKSEIRLRPSYFPFTEPSAEVDVYWGLETETDYRMTKGTGWLEIMGCGMIDPNVLKNVNIDPEVYSGYAFGMGIERIALLLYQIGDIRLYTENDVRFLEQFKSELF; via the coding sequence ATGATTGACCAAATCAAACAATATATAGAAGAAGTTAAAAACTTCCATTCGACTAATCCTGCCGAAATTGAGGAGTTTAGAATTAAATTTTTAGGTAAAAAAGGGATTTTAAATGATTTGTTTGCGCAATTCAAAGCAGTTCCAAACGAAGAGAAGAAAGAATTTGGTCAAGTTGTAAATGAATTAAAAACATTAGCAACAGAGAAATCAACAGTTCTTAAAAATGAATCTTCATCTGAAGGAACTATTGATGCTGGATTAGATTTAACTCGTCCTGGTGAACCGTTTACTTTAGGTTCTCGTCACCCAATTAACATCACGAAAAATAGAATTTTAGAGATTTTTAAACGTATTGGTTTTGGAGTTTCTGAAGGTCCAGAAATCGAAGATGATTGGCATAACTTTACAGCATTAAATTTACCAACATATCACCCAGCGCGTGATATGCAAGATACTTTCTTCATCGAGCAAGATCCAGATATCGTTTTACGTACACACACATCGTCTGTACAAATTCGTCACATGGAAAACCACGAACCACCCATGCGTTTCTTAGCGCCAGGTCGTGTTTACCGTAACGAAGCGATTTCATCTCGTTCACATATGATGTTCCATCAAATTGAAGGTTTATATATCGATAAAGGCGTTTCTTTTGCAGATTTAAAGCAAACATTAAGCTACTTTACGCAAGAGTTATTCGGTAAGTCAGAAATTCGTTTACGTCCATCTTATTTCCCATTTACAGAGCCATCAGCAGAAGTTGATGTGTACTGGGGATTAGAAACTGAAACAGATTACCGTATGACAAAAGGTACTGGATGGTTAGAAATTATGGGATGTGGTATGATTGATCCTAACGTATTGAAAAACGTAAATATTGATCCAGAAGTTTATTCTGGTTACGCATTCGGTATGGGAATTGAGCGTATAGCTTTATTATTATATCAAATTGGAGATATCCGTTTATACACAGAAAATGACGTTCGTTTCTTAGAGCAATTCAAATCTGAATTATTCTAA
- a CDS encoding ABC transporter substrate-binding protein: MFKKILFATLISLTFSCKKSEETKQNIYKTDFKYAKEILYTEDENSITIKSGVNSTTFNKKELPITNIMVETVSGIAFLDELGTVSTIKGVADSKYIYNPKIAAKIKNKEVLEIGNVNELYLEVILQHKPQVIIASTNPVLAKYHQQLEQNGVKILYIDEYLENDPLGRLEYLKVFGKILNKEDLALQRFEKIEKKYDSIKSIIQNHGKGNVKTLVNTMFGDVWYLPTKNNLQAKLINDAKGNYIFNDKQSENTLNLSFEEVYTEAKNATHWINPNYNSLAQMKASYPNYAWFDAYKTGKVYNSDKRSNIYGAKDYFEQGIIRPDLILNDLGKIFYPDLFPKYNLYFYQQLK, from the coding sequence ATGTTCAAAAAAATACTTTTCGCCACATTAATATCACTTACTTTCAGTTGTAAAAAATCAGAAGAAACTAAACAAAACATTTATAAAACTGATTTTAAGTACGCAAAGGAAATTCTATATACGGAAGACGAAAATAGCATTACAATAAAATCTGGAGTAAATTCAACCACATTTAATAAAAAGGAATTACCAATTACCAATATAATGGTTGAAACTGTTTCTGGAATCGCCTTTTTAGACGAATTAGGAACTGTTTCTACCATAAAAGGTGTTGCTGATTCAAAGTATATTTATAATCCAAAAATCGCCGCTAAAATTAAGAATAAAGAAGTTTTAGAAATTGGAAATGTGAATGAATTATATCTGGAAGTTATTTTACAACACAAACCTCAAGTAATTATCGCCAGTACAAATCCTGTTTTAGCTAAATATCATCAACAATTGGAACAAAATGGAGTTAAAATTCTTTACATTGATGAATATCTTGAAAATGATCCGTTAGGTAGATTAGAATATTTAAAGGTTTTTGGGAAAATTTTAAATAAGGAAGATTTAGCTCTACAACGATTTGAAAAAATTGAGAAAAAATACGACTCAATCAAATCTATTATTCAAAATCATGGTAAAGGCAACGTTAAAACTTTAGTAAATACGATGTTTGGTGATGTTTGGTATTTACCAACGAAAAACAATTTACAAGCGAAATTAATCAATGACGCTAAAGGAAATTATATTTTTAACGATAAACAATCCGAAAATACTTTAAACTTATCTTTTGAAGAAGTTTATACCGAAGCCAAAAATGCAACGCATTGGATTAATCCTAATTACAATTCCTTAGCTCAAATGAAAGCTTCTTACCCGAATTATGCTTGGTTTGACGCATACAAAACAGGTAAAGTTTATAATTCAGATAAAAGAAGTAATATCTACGGCGCGAAAGATTATTTTGAACAAGGAATTATCAGACCAGATCTAATTTTGAATGATCTTGGTAAGATTTTTTATCCAGATCTTTTTCCAAAATACAATTTGTATTTTTATCAACAACTGAAATAA
- a CDS encoding AEC family transporter has product MSSIILLFLCLFIGLVIKRLPNFPNNTHVVLNQFVLFISVPAMALYHLPEIELNWELLFPTSVAYIGFLFAAILFIPLGKYFGWSNKLIGCLLLTAGLGNTSFVGIPVIQALYGDEGIKTLIIVDIPGTVVVLSSLGMLTAMSYSKGEKSIQSILINLIKFPPFIAFLVGLGMLLLNLHFTSYTKEVLGKLMATVSPLALVSVGFQLKIERRSKHWKFLALGLFYCLIIWPMICFLIYCLGFKQNDLPIKVSIMEAAMPPMITGAIVAVQYGLKPRLANMMIGVGIPLSFITMAIWYMFLEWYLG; this is encoded by the coding sequence TTGTCTAGTATTATATTATTATTTCTCTGCTTATTTATTGGTTTAGTTATCAAAAGATTACCAAATTTCCCGAATAATACACATGTTGTTTTAAATCAATTTGTATTATTTATATCTGTGCCAGCGATGGCATTGTATCATTTACCTGAGATTGAATTGAATTGGGAATTGTTGTTTCCGACATCAGTAGCTTATATAGGATTTTTATTTGCCGCGATTCTATTTATTCCTCTTGGAAAGTATTTTGGATGGTCAAATAAATTGATTGGATGTTTGCTTTTAACCGCGGGTTTAGGTAATACCTCTTTTGTTGGAATACCGGTTATTCAAGCTTTATACGGTGATGAAGGGATAAAGACTTTAATAATTGTAGATATTCCAGGAACTGTAGTGGTTTTATCAAGTTTAGGAATGTTAACAGCGATGAGTTATTCTAAAGGAGAGAAAAGTATACAATCAATCTTAATCAATCTAATTAAATTTCCGCCATTTATTGCGTTTTTAGTAGGTTTAGGAATGCTGTTATTAAATCTTCACTTTACAAGTTATACAAAAGAAGTTTTGGGAAAACTAATGGCAACTGTTAGTCCTTTAGCATTAGTTTCGGTTGGTTTTCAGTTAAAAATAGAAAGAAGAAGTAAACATTGGAAGTTTTTGGCTTTAGGATTATTTTATTGTTTAATTATTTGGCCAATGATCTGTTTCTTGATTTATTGTTTAGGGTTTAAACAAAATGATTTACCGATTAAAGTTTCGATTATGGAAGCTGCGATGCCGCCAATGATTACAGGAGCTATTGTTGCAGTGCAATATGGTTTGAAGCCAAGATTAGCAAATATGATGATTGGCGTAGGTATTCCGTTATCTTTTATTACAATGGCAATTTGGTATATGTTTTTAGAATGGTATTTAGGATAA
- a CDS encoding MepB family protein, with protein sequence MNLIIHEFENYILKNLNYSISNLQKYEECNEYLGYNFIANNQLFKFRKAKITPKKVGQFVTLWKRNEQNITEPFHENDCFEYVIIATLDNAYLGYFIFPKAVLIEKNIISSNIKEGKRGFRVYPKWCNPTNKQAIKTQNWQLEYFIEIIKNQPDLNRIKSLLK encoded by the coding sequence ATGAATCTTATTATTCACGAATTTGAAAATTATATTTTAAAAAATTTAAATTATTCAATTTCAAATCTTCAAAAATACGAAGAATGTAACGAATATTTGGGCTATAATTTCATCGCTAATAATCAGTTATTTAAATTTAGAAAAGCAAAAATAACTCCTAAAAAAGTTGGGCAATTTGTAACTTTATGGAAAAGAAATGAACAGAATATAACCGAACCATTTCACGAGAATGATTGTTTTGAATATGTAATCATAGCAACATTAGACAATGCTTATCTTGGGTATTTTATCTTTCCGAAAGCAGTTTTGATTGAAAAGAATATTATTTCATCTAATATAAAAGAAGGGAAAAGAGGATTTAGAGTTTATCCTAAATGGTGTAATCCTACGAATAAACAAGCCATTAAAACCCAAAATTGGCAACTTGAATATTTTATAGAAATAATTAAAAATCAACCTGATTTAAATCGAATTAAATCATTATTAAAATAA
- the der gene encoding ribosome biogenesis GTPase Der: protein MSNLVAIVGRPNVGKSTFFNRLIQKRQAIVDDTSGVTRDRHYGKSEWIGKEFTVIDTGGYVVGSDDTFEEEIRKQVELAIDEANVILFVVDNQAGLTDMDKEVGNLLRRTKKPTFLVVNKVDTNKNLHDTYEFYNLGFEKMHTISAMTGSGTGELLDEVVECFEDVVYEDPYEGLPRVTIVGRPNAGKSTFINALLGEERNIVTDIAGTTRDSIETLYNKFGQEFVLVDTAGMRKKGKVSEDLEFYSVMRSIRSIEECDVCVLVVDATRGIEAQDLNILYLAERNKKGVVILINKWDLVEKETNTMKEYEDQIRRRIAPFNDVPILFISALTKQRVHKAVETFIRVYENRTRRIRTSKLNEIMLPIIEITPPPAIKGKYIKIKYVTQLPTKTPQFAFFANLPQYVKEPYKRFIENHLRREFDFSGVPIEIYFRQK from the coding sequence ATGTCAAATTTAGTTGCAATTGTAGGAAGACCAAACGTTGGTAAATCAACTTTCTTCAACCGTTTAATCCAAAAAAGACAAGCTATCGTTGATGACACTTCTGGTGTTACACGTGACCGTCATTATGGAAAATCGGAGTGGATTGGTAAAGAATTTACCGTAATCGATACCGGAGGGTATGTCGTTGGATCAGATGATACCTTTGAAGAAGAGATTCGTAAGCAAGTAGAATTAGCAATCGACGAAGCAAATGTTATTTTATTCGTTGTTGATAATCAAGCTGGTTTAACGGACATGGATAAGGAAGTTGGCAACCTTTTAAGACGCACTAAGAAGCCTACATTCTTAGTTGTGAACAAGGTTGATACTAACAAAAATTTACACGATACTTATGAGTTTTACAACTTAGGTTTCGAAAAAATGCACACGATCTCTGCTATGACAGGATCTGGTACAGGTGAATTATTAGATGAAGTAGTTGAATGTTTTGAAGATGTCGTTTACGAAGATCCATACGAAGGTTTACCTCGTGTGACTATCGTTGGACGTCCAAATGCAGGAAAATCTACATTCATCAATGCTTTATTAGGTGAAGAACGTAACATTGTTACAGACATCGCCGGAACAACTCGTGATTCGATCGAGACTTTATATAACAAATTTGGGCAAGAATTCGTTTTAGTGGATACTGCCGGAATGCGTAAAAAAGGTAAAGTAAGCGAGGATTTAGAGTTTTACTCTGTAATGCGTTCAATCCGTTCTATCGAAGAATGTGATGTATGTGTTTTAGTTGTAGATGCTACACGCGGTATTGAAGCTCAGGATTTAAATATTTTATATTTAGCTGAAAGAAACAAAAAAGGTGTGGTTATCTTAATCAACAAATGGGATTTAGTTGAAAAAGAAACAAATACAATGAAAGAATACGAAGATCAAATTCGTAGACGTATCGCTCCTTTTAACGATGTTCCAATTTTATTTATTTCTGCGTTAACAAAACAACGTGTACACAAGGCTGTAGAAACATTTATTCGTGTTTACGAAAACCGTACTCGTCGTATTCGTACAAGTAAATTAAATGAAATTATGTTACCAATTATCGAGATTACTCCTCCTCCAGCAATTAAAGGAAAGTACATTAAGATTAAATATGTAACACAATTACCAACAAAAACGCCTCAGTTTGCATTTTTCGCGAACTTACCACAATATGTGAAAGAGCCTTACAAACGTTTTATTGAAAACCATTTAAGACGTGAGTTTGATTTCTCTGGTGTTCCAATTGAGATTTATTTCAGACAAAAATAA